The proteins below come from a single Rhodohalobacter sp. SW132 genomic window:
- a CDS encoding R2-like ligand-binding oxidase, translating into MWFNKKETKSDTDYFSTQWMESWKESINQSEHYKKTAATWNAPLILKIEPRPESFDDDSAIGLYMNLAYGECLEMRYAHENDTDTTDIILKADRDTWVKMIENSKDPTMAIMKGDISIEKGSLITLSTQRKAASALLKTAPSIYKGVPVPSENISPKKEAPDPTHKTFVTTSRGLNHESFPMKLFQKSKQFGIWNPSDINLDEDRKQWQTFSPEEKQIITHLSALFMAGEEAVTLDLLPLIQVIAKEGRIEEEIYLTSFLWEEAKHTEFFSRYVQTVMTGTPDFEQFHKPMYKILFYEKLPKALHALSSDSSPSAQLHAAGTYNMIVEGTLAETGYEAFSKMLTENQLLPGMQEGILKLKQDESRHVAYGIYLINRLLDENRGLADGFEETLEELLYDATNIIMEIFAQYEIVPFGLKQDWFLDHAVKQFQHRIRKLNL; encoded by the coding sequence ACGAAATCAGACACAGACTACTTTTCAACCCAATGGATGGAATCGTGGAAAGAGTCGATCAACCAGAGCGAACATTACAAAAAAACCGCTGCTACGTGGAATGCTCCGCTGATCCTGAAAATCGAACCCAGGCCTGAATCTTTTGATGACGATTCCGCAATTGGACTTTACATGAACCTCGCTTACGGTGAATGCCTTGAAATGCGGTACGCCCATGAAAATGATACGGACACAACCGACATCATTCTGAAAGCAGATCGTGATACTTGGGTGAAAATGATTGAGAATAGTAAAGATCCAACTATGGCAATTATGAAAGGTGATATTTCCATAGAAAAAGGTAGCCTGATCACTCTTTCAACTCAGCGAAAGGCAGCCTCTGCCCTGCTCAAAACTGCGCCATCCATTTACAAGGGCGTTCCGGTTCCGTCAGAAAACATAAGCCCCAAAAAAGAGGCTCCCGATCCAACCCATAAAACATTTGTCACAACCTCACGCGGACTGAACCATGAAAGCTTTCCTATGAAGCTGTTTCAAAAATCCAAGCAGTTTGGGATCTGGAACCCATCAGATATTAACCTGGATGAAGACCGTAAACAGTGGCAAACATTTTCGCCTGAGGAAAAACAGATCATCACGCATCTCTCCGCTCTATTTATGGCCGGTGAAGAAGCCGTTACCCTCGATCTGCTTCCGCTGATACAGGTGATCGCAAAAGAGGGGCGCATCGAGGAAGAAATCTATCTTACCTCGTTTTTATGGGAAGAAGCAAAACATACCGAGTTTTTCTCCCGCTATGTTCAGACCGTCATGACCGGAACTCCTGACTTTGAGCAGTTTCATAAACCGATGTATAAAATTCTGTTTTATGAAAAACTTCCAAAAGCGCTGCACGCCCTCTCGTCCGATTCCTCACCTTCGGCTCAGCTCCATGCCGCCGGAACCTATAATATGATCGTTGAAGGAACACTCGCAGAAACCGGATACGAAGCCTTTTCCAAAATGCTTACAGAGAATCAGCTTCTTCCCGGAATGCAGGAAGGGATTCTGAAATTGAAGCAGGATGAATCGAGGCACGTCGCCTACGGTATCTACCTGATCAACCGGCTGCTTGATGAAAACCGGGGCCTTGCCGACGGTTTTGAAGAAACACTGGAAGAGCTGTTGTATGATGCCACCAATATCATCATGGAAATTTTTGCTCAGTATGAAATTGTGCCGTTTGGTTTGAAACAGGATTGGTTTTTGGATCACGCCGTGAAACAGTTTCAGCATCGGATTCGAAAATTGAACCTCTGA